A single window of Arcobacter venerupis DNA harbors:
- a CDS encoding cupin domain-containing protein: MTTNYEFANIGKLEDLTNKQYILPDSKKVLDGKIFLNELMKLSGSEISLNSFVPKQFFPFNHKHKKNEELFIILSGIGEFEIDGNKISIKEGSVIKVNPDAVRNICNTSEDTNLLFVVIQTVKDSMNSIKPTQDGIGVSERMQW; this comes from the coding sequence GTGACAACAAACTATGAATTTGCAAATATTGGGAAATTAGAAGATCTTACAAATAAACAATATATTTTACCTGACTCTAAAAAAGTTTTAGATGGGAAAATATTTTTAAATGAGTTGATGAAATTATCAGGAAGTGAAATATCTTTAAATAGTTTTGTACCTAAACAATTTTTCCCGTTTAATCATAAGCATAAAAAAAATGAAGAGCTATTTATTATTTTAAGCGGTATTGGCGAATTTGAAATCGATGGAAATAAAATATCAATTAAAGAAGGTAGTGTTATAAAGGTAAATCCTGATGCAGTCAGAAACATCTGCAATACTTCTGAAGATACGAATTTACTATTTGTCGTTATTCAAACTGTAAAGGATAGTATGAATAGTATAAAGCCTACACAAGACGGTATTGGTGTATCTGAGCGTATGCAATGGTAA
- a CDS encoding acyl-[acyl-carrier-protein] thioesterase, protein MENYFEKEFKLRYFEMDNTGKASPITMMTLLQETAADHCAFAGHSLLSLMSQNLGWVLLSGMMEIDRYPEYNEKIIIRTWLSKYKSIRGTRENIIYDEHYNIIGKAKGLWLFFDIEKRRPKKIPNYFRENWLSCEETSLDHDISSTMKSIKSPQYLNKFTVNRYDTDINKHVNNISYFHWLLESIPKEIIDNYYLYSIDGRFLLESQYGDSIVSYTNKVDGENSFIHEIYIEGNNNPCATAKTIWKAMKSKK, encoded by the coding sequence ATGGAAAACTATTTTGAAAAAGAGTTTAAGCTACGATATTTTGAAATGGATAACACAGGAAAAGCTTCTCCTATAACTATGATGACATTGCTGCAAGAAACAGCAGCCGATCACTGTGCTTTTGCTGGTCATAGTTTATTGTCTCTTATGTCACAAAATTTAGGATGGGTATTACTTTCTGGAATGATGGAAATAGATAGATATCCTGAGTACAATGAAAAGATTATTATACGAACATGGCTTTCAAAATATAAATCTATCAGAGGTACAAGAGAAAACATTATTTATGATGAACACTACAATATTATAGGGAAAGCCAAAGGGTTATGGCTTTTTTTTGATATCGAAAAACGAAGACCTAAAAAAATTCCAAATTATTTTAGAGAAAATTGGTTGTCTTGCGAGGAAACATCTTTAGATCATGATATATCAAGTACAATGAAGAGCATTAAATCCCCTCAATATCTCAATAAGTTTACTGTCAATCGCTATGATACAGACATAAATAAGCATGTAAATAATATAAGTTATTTTCATTGGCTTCTAGAATCAATACCTAAAGAGATTATAGATAACTATTATTTATACTCTATTGATGGGCGTTTTTTATTAGAGTCACAGTATGGGGATAGTATTGTTTCTTATACAAATAAAGTTGATGGTGAAAACTCTTTTATACATGAGATTTATATAGAAGGGAATAATAATCCTTGTGCTACTGCAAAAACAATATGGAAAGCAATGAAAAGTAAAAAGTAG
- a CDS encoding GNAT family N-acyltransferase, which yields MIDVQKEIEKKFPNMDKKENFLKKSLFKIAKKIVHEDSINQFLTQNAHLKGFEFVDAVLDYFDFDYTVSSSDLQNIPTSGKVMIIANHPLGGLDALCLLRLISQVRKDVKIVANDFLAGFEALHSLLIPIDNYKIRQSKTDIKKVYEALNNEEAVIIFPAGEVSRATAKGIKDPLWNKGFLNFAKNTNSPILPIFLDAKNSKTFYTISVINKTFSTLLLSHEMFNKKSKRIGVKVGQIIPNENIVPKGIDKKFLLNLYRKHLYSLKKGKKSFFETQSAIAHPVSRIDLLNELKKSNLIGQTNDGKKIYLYDYTEDSIVLKELGRLRELSFRKVGEGVNKKRDTDKYDIYYQHIILWDENDLEIVGSYRIGNSDYIFKNIGVKGFYSNTLFKYNEEFTPYLKDSIELGRSFVQPKYWGTRALDYLWFGIGAYLRANPNVKYMFGPVSISASFPRVAKDMMIFYYSHYFGDEENLIEPKVPYSYSSNILEIKELFDLNDKKKDFKFLKSTLANIGVSIPTLYKQYSDIAEDKGVKFLGFNVDNDFADCIDGFILVEVEKIKDSARQRYIEN from the coding sequence ATGATAGATGTACAAAAAGAGATTGAAAAAAAATTCCCAAATATGGATAAAAAAGAGAATTTTCTAAAAAAATCTCTGTTTAAAATTGCAAAAAAAATAGTTCATGAAGACTCAATAAACCAATTTTTAACACAAAATGCTCACCTAAAAGGGTTTGAATTTGTTGATGCTGTATTAGATTATTTTGATTTTGACTATACAGTTTCAAGTAGCGACTTACAAAATATTCCGACAAGTGGAAAGGTAATGATTATTGCAAATCATCCTTTAGGTGGACTTGATGCTTTATGTTTATTAAGATTGATTTCTCAAGTAAGAAAAGATGTAAAAATAGTAGCAAATGATTTTTTAGCAGGATTTGAAGCTTTGCATTCTCTTTTAATTCCAATAGATAATTATAAAATTAGACAATCAAAAACTGATATAAAAAAAGTGTATGAAGCTTTGAATAATGAAGAAGCTGTGATTATTTTTCCAGCTGGAGAAGTGAGTCGAGCAACTGCAAAAGGAATAAAAGATCCACTTTGGAATAAAGGTTTTTTAAACTTTGCAAAAAATACAAATTCACCAATTTTACCAATATTTTTAGATGCAAAAAACTCAAAAACCTTTTATACAATTTCAGTAATAAATAAAACTTTTTCAACTCTTTTATTATCTCACGAAATGTTCAATAAAAAATCAAAAAGAATAGGTGTAAAAGTTGGACAAATTATTCCAAATGAAAATATTGTCCCAAAAGGAATAGATAAAAAATTTTTATTAAATCTTTATAGAAAACATTTATATAGTTTAAAAAAAGGAAAAAAGTCTTTTTTTGAAACCCAAAGTGCAATAGCCCATCCAGTAAGTAGAATTGATTTATTAAATGAATTAAAAAAATCAAATCTAATTGGTCAAACAAATGATGGGAAAAAAATATATTTATATGATTACACTGAAGATTCAATTGTTTTAAAAGAGCTTGGAAGATTAAGAGAGTTATCTTTTAGAAAAGTGGGTGAAGGTGTAAATAAAAAAAGAGATACAGATAAATATGATATTTATTACCAACATATTATTTTATGGGATGAAAATGATTTAGAAATTGTAGGTTCGTATAGAATTGGAAACTCTGATTATATTTTTAAAAATATTGGTGTTAAAGGCTTTTATTCGAATACTTTATTTAAATATAATGAAGAGTTTACACCTTATTTAAAAGATTCTATTGAACTTGGTCGAAGTTTTGTACAACCAAAATATTGGGGAACAAGAGCCTTGGATTATTTATGGTTTGGTATTGGTGCATATTTAAGAGCAAATCCAAATGTAAAATACATGTTTGGCCCAGTTTCAATCAGCGCATCATTCCCAAGAGTTGCAAAAGATATGATGATATTTTATTATTCTCACTATTTTGGGGATGAGGAAAACTTGATTGAGCCAAAAGTTCCTTATTCTTACTCTAGTAATATTTTAGAAATAAAAGAGCTTTTTGATTTAAATGATAAGAAAAAAGATTTTAAATTTTTAAAATCAACTTTAGCAAATATTGGAGTTTCTATTCCTACACTTTATAAACAATATAGCGATATTGCTGAAGATAAAGGTGTTAAGTTCTTAGGATTTAATGTTGATAATGATTTTGCTGATTGTATTGATGGATTTATTTTAGTTGAAGTTGAAAAAATAAAAGATAGTGCAAGACAAAGATATATTGAAAATTAA